In Polaribacter sp. Hel_I_88, the following proteins share a genomic window:
- a CDS encoding BatD family protein, with translation MKKRNTFKGFQSSEKYAQAKCSLSFGKRVREIGFFLFLFCGFASFAQNSMVKSQVETSKIRIGEQFTYRISVNETDNVILPKLELQGLEVIDSARVDTLNNMLIQKYVLTGFDSGAFYIPQQQVFVKNQAYLTDSLLINVATVAIDTTKIKKFPIKSIKKEPYTFDDFKMYIYLLIAALLIIGFWIYWFVIRKRKLEEDEPTYVALPPYEEAMHKLGELDEKLLWQNNKVKEYYIELTEIIRAYIERELKVPALEKTTDEIIETLNDFHDANTINTTKETIKKLKALLQEADLVKFAKSKPLAPEIEEDRKDAEEVVHNLKPKPISKDEKLE, from the coding sequence TTGAAAAAAAGAAATACATTTAAAGGTTTTCAGTCAAGTGAAAAATACGCACAAGCCAAGTGCTCTCTTTCTTTTGGAAAGAGAGTTAGAGAGATAGGCTTTTTTCTTTTTCTTTTTTGTGGTTTTGCTTCTTTTGCTCAAAATTCGATGGTAAAATCGCAAGTTGAAACTTCTAAAATTAGAATTGGAGAGCAATTTACCTATAGAATTTCTGTCAATGAAACTGATAATGTTATTCTACCTAAATTGGAATTGCAAGGTTTAGAAGTTATAGATTCAGCTAGAGTAGATACTTTAAACAATATGCTAATTCAAAAGTATGTGTTAACAGGTTTTGATAGTGGCGCATTTTACATTCCTCAACAGCAAGTCTTTGTAAAAAATCAAGCATATCTTACAGACTCTTTGTTGATAAACGTTGCTACAGTTGCTATTGACACTACAAAAATTAAAAAATTCCCAATTAAATCTATCAAAAAAGAACCTTATACTTTTGATGATTTTAAAATGTACATCTATTTATTAATAGCAGCTTTATTAATTATTGGTTTCTGGATTTATTGGTTTGTTATCAGAAAAAGAAAACTTGAAGAAGATGAACCTACTTATGTTGCATTACCTCCTTATGAAGAAGCAATGCATAAATTGGGCGAATTAGATGAAAAGTTATTATGGCAAAATAATAAAGTTAAAGAGTACTATATTGAGTTGACAGAAATAATTCGTGCTTATATTGAGCGTGAATTAAAAGTACCTGCTTTAGAAAAAACAACAGATGAAATTATTGAGACACTAAATGATTTCCATGATGCAAATACGATCAATACCACTAAAGAAACTATTAAAAAATTAAAAGCTTTATTACAAGAAGCAGATTTAGTGAAGTTCGCAAAATCGAAACCATTAGCTCCAGAAATAGAGGAAGATAGAAAAGACGCTGAAGAAGTAGTTCATAATTTGAAACCAAAACCAATTAGCAAAGATGAAAAACTGGAGTAA
- a CDS encoding DUF58 domain-containing protein: MDTKEILKKVRKIEIKTKRLSNDIFGGEYHSSFKGRGMTFSEVRQYQFGDDVRAIDWNVTARYNEPYIKVFEEERELTMMLMVDVSGSESFGTINQFKKDTVTEIAATLAFSATQNNDKVGLILFSDDIELFIPPKKGKSHVLRIIRELIEFKPKSKKTNISVALKFLSSVMKKRAIVFMLSDFMDDDYEKTAKIASKKHDLTGIRVYDKHDEEIPNLGMVPMLDAESGSIQYVNTASKSIRNSYKANALRLADYYLSTFKRSGAGTINTRVDESYVKKLLGYFKYKGR; encoded by the coding sequence ATGGATACAAAGGAAATACTAAAAAAAGTTCGTAAAATAGAAATTAAGACAAAACGCTTGTCTAATGATATTTTTGGTGGTGAATACCATTCATCATTTAAAGGACGAGGTATGACTTTTTCTGAAGTGCGCCAATATCAATTTGGTGATGATGTAAGAGCCATTGATTGGAATGTTACTGCACGTTATAACGAACCTTACATTAAAGTTTTTGAAGAAGAACGCGAATTAACAATGATGTTAATGGTGGATGTTTCTGGCTCAGAATCTTTTGGAACCATCAATCAATTTAAAAAAGATACTGTTACAGAAATCGCTGCTACATTGGCTTTTTCTGCGACTCAAAATAATGATAAAGTTGGTTTAATTCTTTTTTCTGATGATATTGAATTGTTTATTCCACCAAAAAAAGGAAAAAGTCACGTTTTAAGAATTATTAGAGAACTAATAGAGTTCAAACCAAAAAGTAAAAAAACAAATATTAGTGTGGCTTTAAAATTTTTATCTAGTGTGATGAAAAAAAGAGCCATCGTTTTTATGTTGTCGGATTTTATGGACGATGATTATGAAAAAACAGCTAAAATAGCGAGTAAAAAACACGATTTAACAGGAATTAGAGTATATGATAAACACGATGAGGAGATTCCTAATTTGGGAATGGTACCCATGTTAGATGCTGAGTCTGGCTCAATACAATATGTAAATACAGCATCAAAATCAATAAGAAATAGTTACAAAGCAAACGCATTAAGACTTGCAGATTATTATTTAAGTACATTTAAAAGAAGTGGTGCAGGAACAATAAACACGAGAGTTGACGAGAGTTACGTAAAGAAATTATTAGGTTATTTTAAATATAAAGGGAGATAA
- a CDS encoding MoxR family ATPase, with protein MDVDVRAINEKIERESAFIDILTLEMNKVIVGQKQMIESLLIGLLGNGHILLEGVPGLAKTLAINTLSKAVDASFSRVQFTPDLLPADVVGTMIYNMQKNSFEIKKGPIFANFVLADEINRAPAKVQSALLEAMQERQITIGETTFKLDEPFLVMATQNPVEQEGTYPLPEAQVDRFMLKVVIDYPKLQDEQIIMRQNLTGGFASVNPVISVEQIIRARKAANEVYMDEKIEKYILDIIFATRYPEKYNLPELKDLISFGASPRGSINLARAAKCYAFIKRRGYVIPEDVRAVVFDVLRHRIGITYEAEAENVTSVEIINLIINEVEVP; from the coding sequence ATGGATGTAGATGTAAGAGCTATTAATGAAAAAATAGAAAGAGAAAGTGCCTTTATAGACATTCTTACTCTAGAAATGAACAAAGTTATTGTTGGGCAAAAACAAATGATTGAAAGTTTGTTAATTGGCTTGCTTGGTAATGGGCATATTTTACTAGAAGGTGTTCCTGGATTGGCAAAAACATTAGCTATTAACACCTTATCTAAAGCTGTAGATGCCTCTTTTAGTAGAGTGCAGTTTACGCCAGATTTGCTGCCTGCAGATGTTGTTGGAACCATGATTTACAATATGCAAAAAAACAGTTTTGAAATTAAAAAAGGACCAATTTTTGCAAATTTTGTTTTAGCAGATGAAATTAACAGAGCTCCTGCAAAAGTGCAATCTGCATTGTTAGAAGCCATGCAAGAACGCCAAATTACAATTGGCGAAACTACCTTTAAATTAGATGAACCATTTTTAGTAATGGCAACCCAAAACCCTGTAGAACAAGAAGGTACTTACCCTTTACCAGAAGCACAGGTAGATCGTTTTATGTTAAAAGTTGTAATTGATTATCCAAAATTACAAGACGAACAAATTATTATGCGTCAGAATTTAACTGGTGGTTTTGCATCTGTAAATCCAGTAATTTCTGTTGAGCAAATTATTAGAGCAAGAAAAGCTGCAAATGAAGTGTATATGGATGAAAAAATTGAGAAATATATTCTTGATATCATCTTTGCAACTCGTTATCCAGAAAAATATAATTTACCAGAATTAAAAGATTTAATCAGTTTTGGAGCATCTCCAAGAGGAAGTATTAACCTTGCAAGAGCTGCAAAATGCTACGCTTTTATTAAAAGAAGAGGGTATGTAATTCCAGAAGATGTTAGAGCTGTTGTTTTTGATGTTTTACGTCACAGAATAGGAATTACCTATGAAGCAGAAGCAGAAAATGTAACATCTGTTGAGATTATCAACTTAATTATTAATGAAGTAGAGGTACCATAA
- a CDS encoding UDP-2,3-diacylglucosamine diphosphatase, whose product MISITTSNKKKVYFASDQHLGAPTPEASVPREKKFVAWLDEIKKDAEAIFLLGDLFDFWFEYKTVVPKGFVRVLGKLAEIKDAGIPIYFFVGNHDLWMHDYFEKELNIPVYHKPQEFIINSKKFLIGHGDGLGPEDKGYKRMKKVFTFPLFKWLFRWLHPDLGVKLGQYMSVKNKIISGDDDAKFLGEENEWLVQYCKRKLTKNHYDYFIFGHRHLPLEINLSAKSTYINLGDWIQYFTYGEFKNNDIKLLKYNTESL is encoded by the coding sequence TTGATTTCCATAACAACATCCAACAAGAAAAAAGTATATTTTGCATCAGATCAGCATTTAGGTGCTCCAACTCCTGAGGCTAGTGTTCCTCGTGAAAAAAAGTTTGTAGCTTGGTTAGATGAAATTAAAAAAGATGCAGAAGCTATTTTTTTATTAGGCGATTTATTCGATTTTTGGTTCGAATATAAAACTGTTGTTCCAAAAGGATTTGTAAGAGTTTTAGGCAAATTAGCTGAAATTAAAGACGCTGGTATTCCTATTTATTTCTTTGTAGGAAATCACGATTTATGGATGCATGATTATTTTGAAAAAGAATTAAATATTCCTGTTTATCATAAGCCACAAGAATTTATCATCAATAGTAAAAAGTTCCTCATTGGTCATGGAGATGGTTTAGGCCCCGAAGATAAAGGCTATAAACGTATGAAAAAAGTGTTTACTTTTCCCTTATTCAAATGGCTTTTTAGATGGTTGCATCCAGATTTAGGTGTAAAACTTGGGCAATACATGTCCGTAAAAAATAAAATAATTTCTGGTGATGATGATGCTAAATTTTTAGGCGAAGAAAATGAATGGTTGGTACAATATTGCAAAAGAAAGCTAACAAAAAATCATTACGATTATTTTATTTTTGGTCACAGACACTTACCTTTAGAAATTAATTTATCAGCAAAAAGTACATATATTAATCTTGGCGATTGGATACAATATTTTACCTATGGCGAATTTAAAAATAATGACATAAAACTGTTAAAATACAATACTGAATCCCTTTAA
- a CDS encoding type II toxin-antitoxin system RelE/ParE family toxin, with amino-acid sequence MDDGKFKDIIWSLDAEKDLDDIEQYYAEVSPEKSTERIVELILNVEETIFSKQWQVDKYDPSCRRMIINRKFRVLYKNINDIILITRVYPTKKDPENFSKI; translated from the coding sequence ATGGATGATGGTAAATTCAAAGATATTATTTGGTCATTAGATGCAGAAAAAGATTTAGATGATATTGAACAATATTATGCAGAAGTTTCTCCAGAAAAATCTACGGAAAGAATTGTTGAACTAATTTTAAATGTCGAAGAAACCATATTTTCCAAACAATGGCAAGTAGATAAATATGATCCATCTTGCAGAAGAATGATAATCAATAGAAAGTTTAGAGTTCTTTATAAAAATATTAATGATATAATTTTAATTACAAGAGTCTATCCTACAAAAAAAGATCCTGAAAATTTTTCAAAAATTTGA